The Planococcus liqunii genome includes a region encoding these proteins:
- a CDS encoding ABC transporter ATP-binding protein, translating to MNASIELKNVSKSFGKKTVLQEIDLSIGEGQIYGLIGPSGSGKTTLVKMIVGIDAPDSGTVRVLDVQVPDLELLNEIGYMAQSDALYPELTGKENLDFFASLYPMKKSHMKKRIAYAADLVKLSDDLGKKVLAYSGGMKRRLSLAIALVHDPKILILDEPTVGIDPELRVAIWNELFHLKNEQQKTILITTHVMDEAEKCDQVAMVRDGAVLASGTPAELKGHYGVNQLEEAFLKAGREQR from the coding sequence ATGAACGCCAGCATAGAGTTGAAAAACGTCAGCAAAAGCTTTGGCAAGAAAACCGTGCTGCAGGAAATCGATTTGTCGATTGGGGAAGGCCAGATTTATGGACTGATCGGGCCATCGGGTTCGGGAAAGACAACTTTGGTGAAAATGATCGTCGGCATTGATGCGCCGGATTCGGGTACGGTTCGGGTGCTCGATGTGCAAGTCCCGGATCTGGAACTGCTGAACGAGATTGGCTATATGGCGCAGTCCGATGCCCTGTATCCGGAGCTCACCGGCAAGGAAAACCTGGACTTTTTTGCATCGCTGTATCCGATGAAAAAATCCCATATGAAAAAGCGCATTGCTTATGCTGCGGACCTGGTCAAACTGTCCGATGACCTTGGAAAGAAAGTATTGGCTTATTCCGGCGGCATGAAGCGCCGGCTGTCGCTCGCAATCGCGTTGGTGCACGATCCGAAAATCCTGATACTTGATGAACCGACAGTGGGGATTGATCCGGAACTGCGTGTAGCTATCTGGAACGAGTTGTTTCATTTGAAAAACGAACAGCAAAAAACCATCCTCATCACGACGCATGTCATGGACGAAGCGGAAAAATGCGACCAAGTGGCAATGGTGCGGGACGGAGCTGTTTTAGCGAGCGGCACACCGGCAGAATTGAAAGGTCATTACGGCGTCAATCAATTAGAAGAAGCCTTCCTAAAAGCGGGGAGGGAGCAGCGATGA
- a CDS encoding ABC transporter permease has translation MRIAALVRRITKQMLRDKRTLALLFLAPLFVLTLMYFFFNGNTVQPELGTVDVPESLAMALEERGMIITSYSQATEETVIEDDLDGLLELESGRMTLTLLNDDPSLAKNLLAQVSQTVLLASGQAQPIPLETAYIYGSSDTEFFDVLSPVLIGFFVFFFVFLISGIGLLKERVSGTLERLMATPIRKGELIAAYLIGFGIFAVIQTVIVVAFSITVLDVVLVGSVWHVLLINLLLALVALALGILLSTFASSEFQMVQFIPIVVVPQIFFAGIFPVEGLADWLQAIGRIMPIYYAADALKAVMYKGQGFSEISGDLLALVVFASVFIVLNLVVLRRHRKL, from the coding sequence ATGAGAATTGCCGCGTTGGTGCGCCGGATCACCAAACAAATGCTGCGGGACAAGCGGACCTTGGCGCTGCTGTTTCTGGCGCCGCTATTTGTCCTGACGCTGATGTACTTCTTTTTCAACGGCAATACGGTTCAGCCTGAACTTGGGACAGTGGATGTTCCCGAATCGTTGGCTATGGCTTTGGAAGAAAGAGGGATGATCATCACCTCTTACAGCCAAGCCACGGAGGAAACGGTGATAGAAGACGATTTGGACGGTTTGCTGGAATTGGAAAGCGGCAGGATGACCTTAACCTTGCTGAATGATGATCCGTCGCTGGCGAAAAATCTGCTGGCGCAGGTCAGCCAGACGGTTTTGCTGGCTTCGGGACAAGCTCAGCCCATACCGCTCGAAACCGCCTATATTTACGGCAGCAGCGACACGGAATTTTTCGATGTGCTGTCGCCGGTATTGATTGGCTTTTTTGTGTTCTTTTTCGTCTTTTTGATTTCCGGGATCGGCTTGTTAAAAGAACGGGTATCCGGTACGCTGGAGCGTTTGATGGCGACGCCCATCCGCAAAGGAGAGCTGATTGCGGCCTATTTAATCGGATTTGGCATTTTCGCGGTCATTCAGACGGTCATTGTGGTGGCGTTTTCGATTACGGTGCTGGATGTGGTACTGGTCGGATCGGTGTGGCATGTGCTGCTCATTAATTTACTGCTGGCATTAGTGGCGTTGGCGCTCGGTATTTTATTGTCGACCTTTGCATCTTCTGAATTCCAAATGGTCCAATTCATCCCGATTGTGGTCGTGCCGCAAATCTTTTTTGCCGGTATTTTCCCCGTCGAAGGACTGGCAGACTGGCTGCAGGCAATCGGCCGCATCATGCCGATCTACTATGCAGCGGACGCATTGAAAGCAGTCATGTACAAAGGTCAGGGCTTCAGTGAAATCAGCGGCGATCTGTTGGCATTGGTGGTTTTTGCGTCCGTCTTTATTG